A window of the Shimia isoporae genome harbors these coding sequences:
- a CDS encoding CpaF family protein encodes MFSRYKKPEAGKPAAKSAPPKAKAPEAKAAPKTPTAAPRPEAMSEESKVMRRPVAAKPAVAQGADKERRRKERLGEIKLDLHRELLDNLNLAALDKATEKDLRAEIGSIATEVLQEKAIVLNREERTTMYQELYDEVTGLGPLETLLQDDTVNDILVNGPKQIFVERAGKLELTDIVFKDEKHLLRIIDKIVSAVGRRVDESNPYVDARLQDGSRFNAMVPPIAVDGSLVSIRKFKKDKLGIDDLVNFGAFSEEMAAYLQAAVSTRLNVIVSGGTGSGKTTTLNALSSFIDNAERILTIEDTAELQLQQTHVGRMESRPPNVEGKGEVSPRDCLKNALRMRPDRIIVGETRGEEVIDMLQAMNTGHDGSMTTIHANNARDGISRLENMIAMAGIEMPIKAVRSQISSAVNLIVQASRLQDGSRRMTSITEITGMEGDVISMQELFRFQRTGLTPDNKIIGHFTATGVRSHYSERFRLWGYDLPAAIYEPTAG; translated from the coding sequence ATGTTTTCGCGTTACAAAAAACCTGAGGCTGGCAAGCCCGCAGCCAAAAGCGCCCCCCCCAAGGCAAAAGCGCCCGAAGCCAAGGCAGCGCCCAAAACGCCCACTGCGGCGCCCCGCCCCGAGGCTATGTCCGAAGAAAGCAAAGTTATGCGCCGCCCGGTCGCCGCTAAACCTGCGGTCGCTCAAGGCGCCGATAAGGAACGCCGCCGTAAGGAACGTCTCGGCGAGATTAAGCTCGACCTGCACCGCGAACTTCTCGACAACCTCAACCTTGCCGCTCTGGACAAAGCCACCGAGAAAGACCTCCGTGCGGAGATCGGATCGATTGCCACCGAGGTGTTGCAAGAGAAAGCCATCGTGCTGAACCGCGAAGAGCGGACCACGATGTATCAGGAACTGTATGACGAAGTCACCGGTTTGGGTCCGCTGGAAACACTCCTTCAGGACGACACCGTGAACGATATCCTGGTGAACGGTCCCAAACAGATTTTTGTGGAACGCGCCGGTAAGCTCGAACTCACCGACATCGTCTTCAAAGACGAAAAGCACCTTCTGCGCATCATCGACAAAATCGTGTCGGCTGTGGGTCGTCGAGTGGATGAATCCAACCCGTACGTCGACGCTCGCTTGCAAGATGGCTCACGCTTCAACGCGATGGTACCGCCTATCGCGGTGGATGGCTCTCTTGTGTCCATTCGTAAATTCAAAAAAGACAAACTGGGCATCGACGATCTGGTGAACTTCGGTGCCTTCTCCGAAGAGATGGCGGCCTATTTGCAAGCCGCAGTTTCGACCCGCCTGAACGTGATTGTATCGGGTGGTACTGGCTCCGGTAAAACGACCACGCTCAATGCTTTGTCCTCTTTCATCGACAACGCGGAACGTATTCTGACGATCGAGGATACGGCGGAACTGCAGCTTCAGCAGACCCACGTCGGTCGAATGGAATCCCGCCCGCCAAACGTTGAAGGCAAGGGTGAGGTTTCTCCTCGCGACTGTCTGAAAAACGCACTGCGTATGCGTCCAGACCGCATCATCGTGGGCGAGACCCGTGGCGAAGAAGTTATCGACATGCTGCAGGCCATGAACACCGGCCACGACGGCTCCATGACCACGATCCACGCCAACAACGCGCGCGACGGTATCTCCCGTCTGGAAAACATGATCGCCATGGCCGGTATTGAGATGCCGATCAAAGCTGTTCGCTCTCAGATCTCTTCCGCTGTGAACCTCATCGTTCAGGCCTCCCGCTTGCAGGATGGTTCGCGCCGCATGACCTCGATCACCGAGATCACTGGGATGGAAGGTGACGTGATTTCAATGCAGGAACTTTTCCGGTTCCAACGCACCGGCCTGACACCGGACAACAAGATCATCGGCCACTTCACTGCCACCGGTGTCCGCAGCCACTATTCCGAACGTTTCCGTCTGTGGGGCTATGACCTCCCGGCGGCCATCTACGAACCAACAGCGGGGTAA
- a CDS encoding tetratricopeptide repeat protein yields the protein MRHPFIGTMCLAGALALSACTDKEQENVERAMQDVNAVDGTNLSDVMLTVADPNEGVTYFQRTLKESPDRIDIQRGLAISFVRAKRYTEAVPAWQRVVKHPDGTDSDRVDLADSQIRAGQWEEAEKTLDAVPPTHETFKRYRLEAMVADSNQEWQKADSFYETAVGLTTRPAGVMNNWGYSKLTRGDYAEAERLFGEAIRQDSTLFTAKNNMVLARGAQRNYTLPVFPMVQTERAQLLHTMALSAIKQGDTETGKALLRDAISTHPQHFEAAVRALRALENV from the coding sequence ATGCGCCATCCTTTCATTGGGACAATGTGTCTTGCAGGGGCCCTGGCCCTGTCAGCGTGTACTGACAAGGAACAGGAAAACGTTGAACGCGCCATGCAGGACGTAAACGCCGTTGACGGCACCAACCTTTCCGACGTGATGCTCACCGTGGCTGATCCGAACGAGGGTGTTACCTATTTCCAGCGCACACTCAAAGAGAGCCCGGACCGCATCGATATTCAGCGCGGGCTGGCAATTTCCTTTGTACGCGCCAAACGTTACACCGAAGCTGTGCCTGCATGGCAACGTGTGGTGAAACATCCGGATGGCACCGATAGCGACCGTGTGGATCTGGCAGACTCGCAGATCCGCGCCGGCCAATGGGAAGAAGCCGAGAAAACTCTTGATGCCGTTCCTCCAACCCACGAAACATTCAAACGCTATCGTCTTGAGGCGATGGTGGCGGACAGCAATCAGGAATGGCAAAAGGCCGACAGCTTCTATGAAACCGCAGTTGGTCTGACAACACGGCCTGCTGGCGTCATGAACAACTGGGGTTATTCCAAACTGACGCGCGGCGACTATGCCGAAGCGGAACGCCTGTTTGGCGAAGCCATCCGTCAGGACAGCACGCTGTTCACCGCCAAAAACAACATGGTTTTGGCACGGGGTGCCCAGCGCAACTACACACTGCCCGTCTTCCCGATGGTTCAGACCGAGCGCGCTCAACTTCTGCACACCATGGCACTCTCCGCGATCAAGCAGGGCGACACGGAAACCGGCAAAGCGCTTCTTCGCGACGCCATCAGCACGCACCCGCAGCACTTTGAAGCCGCCGTGCGTGCCCTCCGCGCGCTCGAGAACGTCTGA
- a CDS encoding prepilin peptidase yields MHIEATTALWFLIPALPICVYTFYVDMKHKRISNLTVWVLFASFLVLGVALLPFDGALWMSYFGGIWDNLLRKLPYDTLTWLEPLRPAPADGPLVKPPADQIPWRFYNYVIVFVVGFLFWMLRQMGAGDVKLAAVMVLFMDPRDAGTVMWICFAAILAATATTLLIRHTPLHRLAPEWAAWRQTSMDDPNTVGGGQRLTVPMGTGFGVTLCAYLALGALYGA; encoded by the coding sequence ATGCACATCGAGGCCACCACGGCGCTCTGGTTCCTGATCCCGGCGCTGCCGATCTGCGTTTATACGTTTTACGTGGATATGAAGCACAAGCGCATTTCCAACCTGACGGTGTGGGTTCTGTTTGCCAGCTTTCTCGTGCTTGGCGTTGCCTTGCTTCCGTTTGATGGCGCCCTTTGGATGTCCTACTTCGGCGGCATATGGGACAACCTCCTTCGAAAGCTGCCTTACGACACACTGACCTGGCTGGAGCCCCTTCGCCCCGCGCCTGCCGATGGCCCGTTGGTCAAACCTCCCGCTGACCAGATCCCTTGGCGCTTCTACAATTATGTCATTGTGTTTGTTGTGGGCTTTCTCTTCTGGATGCTCCGTCAAATGGGCGCCGGAGATGTGAAGCTGGCTGCCGTCATGGTTCTTTTCATGGATCCGCGCGATGCCGGTACCGTTATGTGGATTTGCTTCGCAGCCATTCTCGCAGCCACTGCCACGACATTGCTGATCCGGCACACGCCTTTGCATCGTCTCGCCCCCGAATGGGCCGCATGGCGCCAGACAAGCATGGATGATCCTAACACCGTGGGCGGAGGTCAGCGCCTGACCGTACCCATGGGAACAGGCTTTGGTGTGACACTGTGTGCTTACCTTGCATTGGGGGCACTGTACGGCGCCTGA
- a CDS encoding tetratricopeptide repeat protein, which yields MEAGEFELALQSFYRAAAEHGTTPDLLAAAGTANLGLGRLGQAEDLLRQSLDIEPNHAETWNNLGVVLMEQDKLPEAELVLKKAYALDNGESDSIRDNLRLALAKAENPAYDSEKTQEYKLVRRGSSDYLIRQTP from the coding sequence ATGGAAGCGGGCGAATTTGAACTGGCGTTGCAATCGTTTTACCGTGCCGCCGCGGAACACGGTACGACGCCGGATCTTCTCGCTGCCGCAGGCACCGCTAATCTGGGCTTGGGTCGCCTTGGACAGGCCGAAGACCTGCTGCGCCAGTCGCTCGACATAGAGCCCAACCACGCGGAAACATGGAATAACCTCGGCGTTGTGCTGATGGAGCAGGACAAATTGCCCGAAGCGGAACTGGTTCTGAAAAAGGCTTATGCGCTCGATAATGGCGAAAGTGACTCAATTCGGGATAATTTGCGCTTAGCACTCGCAAAAGCAGAAAATCCTGCTTATGATAGCGAAAAAACACAAGAATATAAATTGGTGCGTCGGGGCAGTAGCGATTACCTGATCCGGCAAACACCATAA
- a CDS encoding type II secretion system F family protein, whose amino-acid sequence MTTMEALKLMLTDMLGPNGPMIAAGVMIAFFSLALIPLIIARRDDPIEKLKRAQSGASSKDGKKEQLRRKSSNAKLDKYKAFLEPQNAEELSSVRLKLMQAGYPSRDAVRAYHLAQMVLGILGLAIGVAYFVTVKQTEASTLKDMLMWIFIPGGAGYMLPKYWVTRRVEARKEEITAGFPDSLDMMLVCVEAGQSLDQSIVRVAEELRASYPALSHEFQIVAHEMKAGKDKAQVLGDMGERCGVQDVSSFVTVLIQSSTFGTSIADALRVYAGEMRDKRVMRAEEAANKLPTKMTLATMMLTVPPLLIILVSPSVVGITSFGAQ is encoded by the coding sequence ATGACCACAATGGAAGCCCTCAAGCTGATGCTCACCGACATGCTCGGCCCGAACGGTCCGATGATTGCAGCCGGTGTGATGATTGCCTTCTTCAGCCTTGCGCTTATTCCCCTGATCATCGCCCGTCGCGACGATCCGATTGAAAAGCTCAAGCGCGCTCAATCGGGTGCCTCTTCCAAAGATGGCAAAAAGGAACAGCTGCGCCGCAAGTCGTCCAACGCCAAACTGGACAAGTACAAGGCATTCCTCGAACCGCAGAACGCTGAAGAACTGTCCTCGGTTCGGCTGAAACTTATGCAGGCGGGTTACCCGTCCCGCGACGCTGTTCGTGCTTATCACCTTGCGCAAATGGTGCTTGGCATTCTGGGCCTGGCCATTGGTGTTGCCTATTTCGTTACCGTCAAACAGACCGAAGCCTCGACACTCAAAGATATGCTGATGTGGATTTTCATCCCGGGTGGTGCAGGCTACATGCTTCCCAAATACTGGGTCACACGCCGCGTCGAAGCCCGCAAGGAAGAGATCACCGCAGGTTTCCCTGACAGCCTCGACATGATGCTTGTTTGCGTCGAAGCAGGTCAGTCTTTGGACCAGTCCATCGTCCGCGTTGCCGAAGAACTGCGTGCTTCCTATCCGGCATTGTCCCATGAGTTTCAGATCGTTGCCCATGAAATGAAAGCAGGTAAGGACAAAGCTCAAGTCCTTGGCGACATGGGCGAACGCTGTGGCGTACAGGATGTAAGCTCCTTTGTGACCGTCCTGATCCAGTCATCCACCTTCGGTACCTCGATTGCCGACGCCCTGCGCGTCTACGCGGGTGAAATGCGTGACAAACGGGTGATGCGTGCAGAAGAAGCCGCAAACAAGTTGCCAACCAAAATGACGCTTGCCACAATGATGCTGACGGTGCCGCCGCTCCTGATCATTCTGGTTTCCCCTTCGGTTGTCGGGATCACGAGTTTCGGGGCACAATAA
- a CDS encoding ATPase: MNMQTSNVMAPPPPKRLEDMKLPTVMMRDILLKTMFRKNVDMVSDVAKAVCLPLAVTQQIVDMAREQRLLEATGTLNANNGNEMGYQLTDAGKARALDALAQSEYFGAMPVPLDVYREQIKRQSIRNIQITRDQLTNAMGHLILPPTLLSELGPAVSSGRSILMYGPPGNGKSSISNGIRDAMGDKVYVPHAIEYSGQVITVYDPIVHSAAEGDTQDANSLRRTARFDSRYVKCDRPTVITGGELSLNMLDLVYNPTARTYQAPLQLKSTGGIFIVDDLGRQEEPPQALVNRWIVPLEESKDILALQSGEKFEVPFDTLVIFSTNFHPNEIFDQAALRRIFYKIKIDGPSQENFLKIFALVAKKKGLPLDEGALIHLLKNKYPTIDNTYANYQPVFLIDQMIAICEFEGIPYQMSPELIDRAWANMFVKDEHIVK, from the coding sequence ATGAACATGCAGACCAGCAACGTTATGGCGCCCCCACCTCCAAAACGGCTGGAAGATATGAAACTTCCGACCGTTATGATGCGGGACATCCTGCTGAAAACCATGTTCCGCAAGAATGTCGACATGGTGTCTGACGTGGCCAAAGCCGTCTGCTTGCCGCTTGCGGTCACCCAACAAATTGTCGACATGGCCCGCGAACAACGCCTGCTCGAAGCCACAGGTACACTCAACGCAAACAACGGCAACGAGATGGGCTATCAGCTTACCGACGCTGGCAAGGCCCGTGCACTGGATGCTCTGGCACAGTCCGAGTACTTCGGTGCAATGCCCGTTCCACTGGACGTTTATCGCGAACAGATCAAACGGCAGTCGATCCGCAACATCCAAATCACTCGCGATCAACTGACCAACGCTATGGGGCATTTGATCCTGCCCCCCACTCTGCTTAGCGAACTTGGCCCTGCCGTCAGCTCCGGTCGTTCCATCCTGATGTACGGTCCCCCGGGCAACGGTAAATCTTCCATCTCGAACGGTATCCGCGACGCAATGGGCGACAAAGTCTACGTGCCCCATGCGATCGAATACTCCGGTCAGGTCATCACGGTGTACGATCCCATCGTTCACTCTGCCGCCGAAGGCGACACACAGGATGCAAACAGCCTGCGCCGCACTGCGCGCTTTGACAGCCGCTATGTAAAATGCGATCGGCCGACCGTTATCACTGGCGGCGAACTGTCATTGAATATGCTCGATCTGGTCTACAACCCGACGGCACGCACCTATCAGGCACCTCTACAGCTCAAGTCCACCGGCGGCATCTTCATCGTCGACGACTTGGGAAGACAGGAAGAACCGCCACAAGCTCTGGTGAACCGCTGGATTGTCCCCCTTGAAGAAAGCAAAGACATCCTGGCGTTGCAATCGGGCGAGAAATTCGAAGTGCCGTTTGACACGCTAGTAATCTTCTCCACCAACTTCCACCCGAATGAAATCTTCGACCAGGCGGCACTCCGCCGGATCTTCTACAAGATCAAGATTGACGGCCCGAGCCAGGAGAACTTCCTCAAGATTTTCGCGCTTGTCGCGAAGAAGAAGGGTTTGCCGCTGGACGAAGGCGCGCTGATCCACCTTCTGAAGAACAAGTATCCGACGATCGACAATACCTACGCCAACTACCAGCCGGTGTTCCTGATCGACCAAATGATCGCGATCTGCGAGTTTGAAGGAATTCCCTACCAGATGTCTCCAGAACTGATCGACCGCGCTTGGGCGAACATGTTCGTCAAGGACGAGCACATCGTGAAATAA
- a CDS encoding type II secretion system F family protein, producing MPFSPELLVYGAIFVGVFFLVEGVYLTIFGKSISLNSRVNRRLEMMDKGARRDEVLEQLRKEMSQHGENKSIPLYSLLAEKAQKAAIAFTPQQLILMMAGMSVFAFLGLSVGTSTTLIVRIAISAMVGVGGVYTWVSMKAGKRISLIEEQLPDAIELMVRSLKVGHPFSSAIQIVSKEIDDPLATEFGVIADESAYGRDVGEALKDMAERLDMQDLRFLAVAVTIQQQSGGNLAEILAGLSKVIRARFRLFRRVKAITAEAKWSGKFLSGFPVAALIFINLTDPHYYDDVKTHEMFIPGCIAVGLFLAANLFVMRMLTNIKV from the coding sequence ATGCCATTTTCTCCCGAACTGCTTGTTTATGGTGCTATTTTTGTCGGGGTCTTCTTCCTCGTCGAAGGCGTCTATCTGACAATTTTTGGTAAATCGATCAGCCTCAATAGCCGTGTGAACCGGCGTCTTGAGATGATGGACAAAGGCGCGCGCCGCGATGAAGTGCTGGAGCAGCTCCGCAAGGAGATGAGCCAACACGGCGAAAACAAGTCTATCCCGCTTTATTCTCTTCTCGCGGAGAAAGCGCAAAAGGCCGCGATCGCCTTCACGCCACAACAGCTGATCCTGATGATGGCCGGCATGTCTGTCTTTGCCTTCTTGGGCCTCTCCGTCGGCACCAGCACCACTCTGATTGTGCGCATTGCGATCTCTGCAATGGTCGGCGTTGGCGGCGTCTACACCTGGGTATCGATGAAAGCCGGAAAGCGGATTTCCCTGATTGAAGAACAATTGCCTGACGCGATCGAACTGATGGTGCGCAGCTTGAAAGTTGGCCATCCGTTTTCTTCGGCGATCCAGATCGTCTCAAAGGAAATTGACGATCCTCTGGCCACGGAATTTGGCGTGATCGCAGACGAAAGCGCCTATGGCCGTGACGTTGGCGAAGCCCTTAAAGACATGGCCGAACGCCTTGATATGCAGGACTTGCGCTTCCTCGCTGTGGCCGTGACCATCCAGCAGCAGTCCGGTGGTAACCTCGCCGAAATTCTGGCTGGTCTGTCCAAAGTGATCCGTGCCCGCTTCCGCCTGTTCCGCCGTGTGAAAGCGATTACCGCCGAGGCAAAATGGTCCGGCAAGTTCCTGTCCGGTTTCCCGGTCGCGGCGCTGATCTTTATCAACCTGACAGACCCGCACTACTACGACGACGTGAAGACCCATGAAATGTTTATTCCGGGCTGTATCGCCGTGGGTCTGTTCCTGGCCGCCAACCTGTTCGTGATGCGCATGCTCACAAACATCAAAGTCTGA